Proteins encoded within one genomic window of Arachis ipaensis cultivar K30076 chromosome B08, Araip1.1, whole genome shotgun sequence:
- the LOC107612669 gene encoding dnaJ homolog subfamily C member 8 isoform X2: MGETASAAASTVDDDLLLKNFFAEVSEAERDNEVARILSCFKLNPFEYLKLPFDSSPDDVKKQYRKLSLMVHPDKCKHPQAKEAFGALAKAQQLLLDQNERDYLLSQVNSAKEELRAKRKKQLKKDTASKIKSLVEEGKYDKQYEQSEEFQKELKIKVRELLTEQEWRRRKMQMRISEEEGRLKKDEEEQKEMWKRKREHEEEWEGTREQRKKI; this comes from the exons ATGGGAGAGACAGCTTCTGCGGCTGCGTCCACCGTCGACGACGATTTGCTTCTCAAGAACTTCTTCGCCGAAGTCAGCGAAGCCGAGAGGGACAACGAAGTCGCTAG GATTCTCTCTTGTTTTAAGTTGAATCCGTTTGAGTATCTAAAGCTTCCATTTGATTCATCACCTGATGATGTGAAAAAGCAGTACCGCAAG TTGTCTTTGATGGTTCACCCTGATAAATGTAAGCATCCACAAGCAAAGGAGGCTTTTGGAG CCCTAGCAAAAGCCCAACAATTATTACTAGACCAAAATGAAAGAGATTACCTTCTTAGCCAGGTCAATTCAGCTAAAG AAGAACTTAGAGCAAAGAGGAAGAAGCAGTTGAAGAAGGATACAGCTTCGAAAATTAAGTCTTTGGTTGAAGAG GGAAAATATGATAAACAATATGAACAGTCAGAGGAGTTCCAGAAAGAGCTCAAAATCAAGGTTCGTGAACTATTAACTGAACAAGAATGGAGGAGAAGAAAAATGCAAATGAGG ATATCAGAGGAGGAAGGCAGATTAAAAAAGGatgaagaggaacaaaaagagatgTGGAAAAGGAAGCGTGAACATGAAGAAGAGTGGGAAGGAACAAGAGAACAGAGG AAAAAGATTTAA
- the LOC107612669 gene encoding J domain-containing protein spf31 isoform X1, with protein MGETASAAASTVDDDLLLKNFFAEVSEAERDNEVARILSCFKLNPFEYLKLPFDSSPDDVKKQYRKLSLMVHPDKCKHPQAKEAFGALAKAQQLLLDQNERDYLLSQVNSAKEELRAKRKKQLKKDTASKIKSLVEEGKYDKQYEQSEEFQKELKIKVRELLTEQEWRRRKMQMRISEEEGRLKKDEEEQKEMWKRKREHEEEWEGTREQRVSSWRDFMKGGKKNKKGELRPPKLKTEDPNKSYVQRPVKRG; from the exons ATGGGAGAGACAGCTTCTGCGGCTGCGTCCACCGTCGACGACGATTTGCTTCTCAAGAACTTCTTCGCCGAAGTCAGCGAAGCCGAGAGGGACAACGAAGTCGCTAG GATTCTCTCTTGTTTTAAGTTGAATCCGTTTGAGTATCTAAAGCTTCCATTTGATTCATCACCTGATGATGTGAAAAAGCAGTACCGCAAG TTGTCTTTGATGGTTCACCCTGATAAATGTAAGCATCCACAAGCAAAGGAGGCTTTTGGAG CCCTAGCAAAAGCCCAACAATTATTACTAGACCAAAATGAAAGAGATTACCTTCTTAGCCAGGTCAATTCAGCTAAAG AAGAACTTAGAGCAAAGAGGAAGAAGCAGTTGAAGAAGGATACAGCTTCGAAAATTAAGTCTTTGGTTGAAGAG GGAAAATATGATAAACAATATGAACAGTCAGAGGAGTTCCAGAAAGAGCTCAAAATCAAGGTTCGTGAACTATTAACTGAACAAGAATGGAGGAGAAGAAAAATGCAAATGAGG ATATCAGAGGAGGAAGGCAGATTAAAAAAGGatgaagaggaacaaaaagagatgTGGAAAAGGAAGCGTGAACATGAAGAAGAGTGGGAAGGAACAAGAGAACAGAGG GTGTCCAGTTGGAGAGATTTCATGAAAGGTGGAAAGAAG AATAAGAAAGGAGAACTTAGGCCCCCTAAGCTTAAGACGGAAGATCCAAACAAATCCTACGTTCAGAGGCCTGTCAAAAGAGGTTAG